From a single Streptomyces liliifuscus genomic region:
- a CDS encoding aliphatic sulfonate ABC transporter substrate-binding protein has translation MSAARPLTTLRTIAAIAALPLLALTACGYGSESKDNDTSKVAAEGKKLSADTVRIGYFPNLTHATALVGDQEGLLQKELGGTKATYSQFNAGPAEIEALNSGSIDIGWIGPSPAINGYSTTDGKGLRIIGGSASGGVKLVVNPDKVTSLKDIKGKKIATPQLGNTQDVAFLNWIAEQGWTVDAQSGKGDVSVVRTDNKITPDAYKSGSIDGAWVPEPTASKLVAEGGKVLLDEADLWPDKKFVITNIIVSQKFLAAHPDVVQAVLRGSVKTNTWINANPDKAKAAANTKLQELSGKPLPANVLDPAWKSIQFTDDPLASTLNTEAAHAVKAGLLKQPKLDGIYDLTLLNKVLTAEGKTTVDDAGLGVK, from the coding sequence GTGTCTGCCGCACGACCGCTCACCACCCTGCGCACCATCGCCGCCATAGCCGCGCTCCCCCTGCTCGCTCTCACTGCCTGCGGTTACGGGTCCGAGTCGAAGGACAACGACACCTCGAAGGTGGCGGCCGAGGGCAAGAAGCTCTCCGCGGACACCGTGCGGATCGGCTACTTCCCCAACCTCACGCACGCCACCGCCCTGGTCGGCGACCAGGAAGGCCTGCTGCAGAAGGAACTCGGCGGCACGAAGGCCACCTACTCCCAGTTCAACGCGGGCCCCGCCGAGATCGAGGCACTCAACTCGGGCTCCATCGACATCGGCTGGATCGGCCCCTCCCCCGCCATCAACGGCTACAGCACCACCGACGGCAAGGGCCTGCGCATCATCGGCGGCTCCGCCTCCGGCGGCGTCAAGCTCGTCGTCAACCCCGACAAGGTCACGTCCCTGAAGGACATCAAGGGCAAGAAGATCGCCACCCCACAGCTGGGCAACACCCAGGACGTGGCCTTCCTCAACTGGATCGCCGAGCAGGGCTGGACCGTCGACGCACAGAGCGGCAAGGGCGACGTCTCCGTGGTCCGCACCGACAACAAGATCACCCCGGACGCCTACAAGTCCGGCTCCATCGACGGCGCCTGGGTGCCCGAGCCGACCGCGTCCAAGCTGGTCGCCGAGGGCGGCAAGGTCCTCCTGGACGAGGCCGACCTGTGGCCCGACAAGAAGTTCGTCATCACCAACATCATCGTCTCCCAGAAGTTCCTGGCCGCCCATCCGGATGTGGTGCAGGCGGTGCTGCGCGGCTCGGTGAAGACCAACACCTGGATCAACGCCAACCCCGACAAGGCCAAGGCCGCCGCCAACACCAAGCTGCAGGAACTGTCCGGCAAGCCGCTGCCCGCCAACGTGCTCGACCCGGCCTGGAAGTCGATCCAGTTCACCGACGACCCACTGGCCTCCACCCTCAACACCGAGGCCGCCCACGCGGTCAAGGCCGGCCTGCTCAAGCAGCCGAAGCTGGACGGCATCTACGACCTCACCCTGCTGAACAAGGTCCTCACCGCCGAGGGCAAAACCACGGTCGACGACGCCGGACTCGGCGTCAAGTAA
- a CDS encoding ABC transporter ATP-binding protein — MATALAKAADATTSVEHAARIEHVSKSFTTPAGRQLVLDDITLDVAPGEFVTLLGASGCGKSTLLNLVAGLDQPSAGGISTDGRPALMFQEHALFPWLTAGKNIELALKLRGVAKTERRDKAEELLALVRLNGAYGKRVHELSGGMRQRVALARALAQDSKLLLMDEPFAALDAITRDVLHDELTRIWRETSVSVLFVTHNVREAVRLAERVVLLSSRPGRIAHEWTVDIPQPRRIEDSAVADLSVEITEQLRGEIRRHGQH; from the coding sequence ATGGCAACCGCCCTCGCCAAGGCCGCCGACGCCACGACGTCGGTGGAGCACGCCGCGCGGATCGAGCACGTCTCGAAGTCCTTCACCACACCCGCCGGCCGCCAGCTCGTCCTGGACGACATCACCCTCGATGTCGCCCCCGGCGAGTTCGTCACCCTCCTGGGAGCCTCCGGCTGCGGCAAGTCCACCCTCCTCAACCTCGTCGCCGGCCTCGACCAGCCATCAGCCGGTGGCATCAGTACCGACGGCCGCCCCGCCCTGATGTTCCAGGAACACGCCCTGTTCCCCTGGCTGACCGCCGGCAAGAACATCGAACTCGCCCTCAAACTCCGCGGTGTCGCGAAGACCGAACGCCGCGACAAGGCCGAGGAACTGCTCGCCCTGGTCCGGCTGAACGGTGCCTACGGCAAGCGGGTGCACGAGCTGTCCGGCGGGATGCGCCAGCGCGTCGCACTGGCCCGCGCCCTCGCCCAGGACAGCAAACTCCTCCTGATGGACGAGCCGTTCGCCGCCCTGGACGCCATCACCCGCGACGTGCTGCACGACGAACTCACCCGCATCTGGCGCGAGACCAGCGTGTCGGTGCTCTTCGTCACCCACAACGTCCGCGAAGCCGTCCGCCTCGCCGAACGCGTAGTGCTGCTGTCCTCCCGGCCGGGACGGATCGCGCACGAGTGGACGGTCGACATCCCGCAGCCACGCCGTATCGAGGACTCCGCCGTCGCGGACCTGTCCGTCGAGATCACCGAACAACTGCGTGGGGAGATCCGCCGCCATGGCCAGCACTGA
- a CDS encoding RrF2 family transcriptional regulator, whose protein sequence is MRISARADYAVRAALQLAASRDDGPLKAEAIADAQDIPHKFLEGILNDMRRGGLVLSQRGGNGGYRLAKPPESISIADVIRVVDGPLVSVRGVRPPDLSYTGPAQSLLPLWIALRSNVREILEGVSLADVASAELPAGVSALTDAPGAWTNP, encoded by the coding sequence ATGCGGATCTCAGCCAGGGCGGACTACGCGGTACGTGCCGCACTGCAGCTCGCCGCGTCACGAGACGACGGGCCGCTGAAGGCCGAGGCCATCGCCGACGCCCAGGACATCCCGCACAAATTCCTCGAAGGCATCCTGAACGACATGCGCCGGGGTGGACTCGTCCTCAGCCAGCGCGGCGGCAACGGCGGCTACCGGCTCGCCAAGCCCCCCGAGTCCATCAGCATCGCCGACGTCATTCGCGTCGTGGACGGACCGCTGGTATCGGTCCGCGGGGTCCGCCCTCCCGACCTGTCCTACACCGGACCCGCCCAGTCGCTGCTTCCCCTGTGGATCGCGCTGCGCTCCAACGTGCGCGAGATCCTTGAGGGCGTATCCCTCGCCGACGTCGCGTCGGCCGAATTGCCCGCCGGGGTGTCCGCGCTGACCGACGCCCCCGGCGCCTGGACGAACCCCTGA
- a CDS encoding LLM class flavin-dependent oxidoreductase, translating into MPVEFLGIAATNNGSETTARSGAAFDKEYTLRLARAHEEHGWDRVLFAYGSGSPDPAPAAAYIASRLDRLQILLAHRPNVSYPTFAAKTFATLDQISEGRLTVHFITGGNNQEQGREGDTLTKDERYARTREYIGIVKKIWTTREPFDHEGEHYRFHDFVSDVFPVQQPRPDVSFGGSSPAAYAAGGAEADIYCLWGEPLAKTAEQIENVKAAAKAAGRTEVPRIQVAFRPIIAATEELAWEKAHRTVGAIKARKEKGEAITKRHNGLTQPQNTGSQRLIAIAEAGERYDRALWTPTAAATGGAGNSNALVGTPETVAQALLDYYDLGVDILSARGYDLLDDAIDFGRYVIPIVREEVAKRDAERGAEREARPTQNLAAVNG; encoded by the coding sequence ATGCCCGTGGAGTTCCTCGGCATCGCCGCGACCAACAACGGATCCGAAACCACCGCCCGGTCCGGCGCCGCCTTCGACAAGGAGTACACGCTCCGGCTGGCCCGGGCGCACGAGGAGCACGGCTGGGACCGGGTGCTGTTCGCCTACGGCTCCGGATCGCCGGACCCCGCGCCGGCCGCCGCCTACATCGCGAGCAGGCTGGACCGCCTCCAGATCCTGCTCGCCCACCGGCCCAACGTCTCGTACCCGACCTTCGCCGCCAAGACCTTCGCCACCCTCGACCAGATCAGTGAGGGCCGGCTGACCGTGCACTTCATCACCGGCGGCAACAACCAGGAGCAGGGCCGCGAGGGCGACACCCTCACCAAGGACGAGCGCTATGCCCGCACCCGCGAGTACATCGGGATCGTCAAGAAGATCTGGACCACGCGCGAGCCCTTCGACCACGAGGGCGAGCATTACCGATTCCACGACTTCGTCAGCGACGTCTTCCCGGTCCAACAGCCCCGCCCGGACGTGTCGTTCGGAGGTTCGTCGCCCGCCGCGTACGCCGCAGGGGGCGCCGAGGCCGACATCTACTGCCTCTGGGGCGAGCCCCTCGCGAAGACCGCCGAGCAGATCGAGAACGTGAAGGCCGCCGCGAAGGCCGCGGGCCGCACCGAAGTGCCGCGTATCCAGGTGGCGTTCCGCCCGATCATCGCCGCGACCGAGGAACTGGCCTGGGAGAAGGCGCACCGCACGGTCGGCGCGATCAAGGCCCGCAAGGAGAAGGGCGAGGCGATCACCAAGCGCCACAACGGGCTGACACAGCCCCAGAACACCGGCTCGCAGCGGTTGATCGCGATCGCCGAGGCGGGCGAGCGCTACGACCGTGCCCTTTGGACTCCCACAGCAGCCGCCACCGGGGGAGCGGGCAACTCCAACGCCCTGGTCGGCACACCGGAAACGGTCGCTCAGGCCCTGCTGGACTACTACGACCTCGGTGTCGACATCCTCTCCGCCCGCGGCTACGACCTGCTGGACGACGCGATCGACTTCGGCCGGTACGTGATCCCGATCGTCCGCGAGGAGGTCGCCAAGCGCGACGCCGAGCGTGGGGCCGAGCGCGAGGCCCGCCCCACGCAGAACCTCGCGGCGGTGAATGGATGA
- a CDS encoding GNAT family N-acetyltransferase has translation MTSVAQPPSSATELTVIQVTVADPRVKPLLRELGDEYSTRYGKDAHAELARYPDEEFTRPHGGVLLLLLERGEPVAGGAFRRYDGTTAELKRIWTHSAHRRRGLARIVVAELEHEARERGYRRIYLTTGPRQPEARGLYLATGYTPLFNTSADPETIGPLPFEKHLPGIARHEIPPATS, from the coding sequence ATGACATCAGTCGCGCAACCACCGTCGTCCGCAACCGAGCTGACGGTCATTCAAGTGACGGTGGCCGACCCACGGGTGAAACCGCTGCTGCGCGAACTCGGCGACGAGTACTCGACGCGCTACGGCAAGGACGCGCACGCCGAACTCGCCCGCTATCCCGACGAGGAGTTCACCCGGCCGCACGGCGGAGTGCTGCTACTGCTCCTGGAGCGCGGCGAGCCGGTCGCGGGCGGCGCCTTCCGCCGGTACGACGGGACCACGGCGGAACTCAAACGGATCTGGACGCATTCCGCCCACCGCCGACGCGGCCTCGCGCGAATCGTCGTCGCCGAACTGGAGCACGAGGCGCGCGAACGCGGCTACCGGCGGATCTACTTGACCACCGGGCCGCGCCAGCCCGAGGCGCGCGGCCTGTACCTGGCCACCGGCTACACCCCGCTGTTCAACACGTCCGCCGACCCGGAAACCATTGGCCCGCTGCCCTTTGAGAAGCACCTGCCGGGTATCGCCCGCCACGAGATCCCGCCCGCGACCAGTTAG
- a CDS encoding putative leader peptide, translating into MRTHNRTDRLLPLLTSRRHIDLGRTSSAICRPV; encoded by the coding sequence ATGAGAACGCACAACCGCACAGACCGGTTGCTGCCCCTTCTGACCTCGCGTCGCCACATCGACCTCGGCCGTACGTCCAGCGCCATCTGTCGACCCGTCTGA
- a CDS encoding winged helix-turn-helix domain-containing protein, with protein MTTALPAQPAPSHSPLPDVRHLRLVGDTPRSGTGDHDAPPLVGYLLFVPEGTDPADLFAKDGVRPDLRPVTYDDSPPAPRTGDDSIHVDTTRHVAEADGRELDLTYLEFELLAHLVLRPHQVHSREQLVANVWGYDHVGDGRTVDVHIARLRRKLGKAHQHRIVTVRRVGYKYVPDQQTSPDAALCGRP; from the coding sequence ATGACCACGGCACTTCCGGCTCAGCCCGCTCCCTCGCATTCGCCGCTCCCCGACGTGCGCCATCTCCGCCTGGTGGGCGACACCCCACGGAGTGGCACCGGGGATCACGATGCGCCGCCGCTCGTCGGCTATCTCCTGTTCGTTCCCGAGGGCACCGATCCCGCCGACCTCTTCGCCAAGGACGGGGTACGGCCGGACCTCCGGCCGGTGACCTACGACGACTCGCCTCCCGCGCCACGGACGGGCGATGACAGCATCCACGTCGACACCACGCGACATGTCGCGGAGGCGGACGGGCGTGAACTCGACCTCACCTACCTCGAGTTCGAGCTGCTGGCCCATCTCGTTCTGCGCCCCCACCAGGTCCACTCGCGCGAGCAGTTGGTGGCCAACGTATGGGGCTACGACCATGTCGGCGACGGCCGCACCGTGGACGTCCACATCGCGCGCCTGCGCCGCAAGCTGGGCAAGGCTCACCAGCACCGGATCGTCACCGTACGGCGCGTGGGCTACAAGTACGTGCCCGACCAGCAAACGAGCCCCGACGCCGCTCTCTGCGGCCGGCCTTGA
- a CDS encoding acyl-CoA dehydrogenase family protein: MGFAPALSGPAPESDGTATGRAHWLRVARETADDLATDAVVREQAGKVPFDEVSRLREAGLLTLLIPAELGGAGEDWPTAYAVVREIAAADGAIGQLLGCHYFMSWSARFLTEPALASQVGRESAAEQWCWGGGFARQEPPLALNRTAGGYLLDGRQSYVTGVLVADRLVVRAVRTDTGEPLAVVVDPARHGVVIDGDADPFGQRLAAGGSVEFDGVPVGADDVIGSLSTDEDALSPVASLASPVGRLVSVQLRLGMAEGVLAEAREYSRAGHSPWDPAWPAGSPQDPQVLTTYGELTVLTRSASALTDQALDALQDGLERGEDLTYDEYAEISVLVAMAEAAASRAVQDCTARALDVIGARSTSSRLGFDRFWRNARTHTLYEPVADRIRDVGDYFLNGAHPPFVLPA; encoded by the coding sequence ATGGGCTTTGCCCCCGCGCTGTCCGGTCCCGCCCCGGAGTCCGACGGGACCGCGACGGGCCGTGCGCACTGGCTGCGCGTGGCCCGCGAGACGGCGGACGACCTGGCCACGGACGCGGTGGTCAGGGAGCAGGCGGGCAAGGTCCCGTTCGACGAGGTGTCCCGGCTGCGCGAGGCGGGGCTGCTGACACTGCTGATACCGGCCGAGCTCGGGGGCGCGGGCGAGGACTGGCCGACGGCCTACGCCGTCGTCCGGGAGATCGCCGCGGCCGACGGCGCCATCGGCCAGCTCCTCGGCTGTCACTACTTCATGTCATGGAGCGCCCGGTTCCTCACCGAGCCCGCTCTCGCCTCGCAGGTCGGGCGGGAGTCGGCGGCGGAGCAGTGGTGCTGGGGCGGTGGTTTCGCCCGCCAGGAACCGCCTCTCGCACTGAACAGGACCGCCGGTGGTTACCTGCTGGACGGTCGGCAGAGTTACGTCACCGGGGTCCTGGTCGCCGATCGGCTCGTCGTACGGGCCGTGCGGACCGACACCGGCGAGCCGCTCGCCGTGGTCGTCGATCCCGCCCGGCACGGTGTGGTGATCGACGGCGACGCCGACCCCTTCGGCCAACGGCTCGCGGCCGGCGGCAGCGTGGAGTTCGACGGCGTACCGGTCGGCGCCGACGATGTGATCGGCTCCTTGTCCACGGACGAGGACGCCCTTTCGCCCGTGGCCTCCCTGGCGTCACCCGTCGGGCGACTCGTGTCCGTCCAGCTCCGTCTCGGCATGGCCGAGGGAGTGCTCGCCGAGGCCCGTGAGTACAGCCGGGCGGGCCACTCCCCCTGGGACCCGGCCTGGCCGGCGGGCTCTCCGCAGGACCCGCAGGTGCTGACCACGTACGGGGAGCTCACCGTCCTCACCCGCTCCGCGTCCGCGCTCACCGATCAGGCTCTGGATGCCTTGCAGGACGGGCTGGAGCGCGGCGAGGACCTCACGTACGACGAGTACGCGGAGATATCGGTCCTCGTGGCGATGGCCGAAGCCGCCGCCTCCAGGGCCGTGCAGGACTGCACCGCCCGCGCACTGGACGTCATCGGCGCCCGCTCCACGTCCTCGCGGCTGGGCTTCGACCGCTTCTGGCGCAATGCCAGGACCCACACCTTGTACGAGCCCGTGGCCGACCGAATTCGCGATGTCGGGGACTACTTCCTGAACGGCGCGCACCCTCCGTTCGTCCTGCCCGCCTGA